In Marisediminicola antarctica, one DNA window encodes the following:
- a CDS encoding S9 family peptidase, whose amino-acid sequence MINSNPPSARRLPIVRTHHGHDFTDDYEWLRDKDDPAVIAHLTAENEWTVANTADLGSLTDEIYGEIKARTQETDLSVPTRRGGHWYYTRTVEGKSYGVYCRAPIAGEDDWSAPATDAGSPVDGEEVLLDANAEAEGHAFFSLGSFDVSTDGTRLAWAVDVAGDERYTLRIRDIASGEVSSIDEIPGTAAGALFSLDGAYVFYCTVDDAWRPDTVWRHRVGTAAGDDVTVFTEPDDRYWVGVDRTRSRKYLMIHIGSKITSEVRLVEAADPTGEFRVVWPRVEGVEYDVEHAVVAGEDRLLITHNDGAENFELVDVAAADPLGDRLVVIPHSLQARLEGVDAFRSHLVVSYRREALTRVGIIPLSARVAVAAFVGYGALRELEFDEALFDVGIGANPEWNAPTLRLSFTSFVTPTSVIDYDVDANEYRLLKRQNVLGGYLPEDYEQARDWATASDGTRVPISLVWKKGLVDASRPAPTLLYGYGSYEASMDPSFSIARLSLLDRGMLFAIAHVRGGGELGRRWYEDGKTLTKRNTFTDFIAVAEHITSEGRTTPEQLVAEGRSAGGLLVGAVANMAPHLFRGILAGVPFVDALTSILDPELPLTVIEWDEWGNPLSERDVYEYMRSYSPYENVRDDVTYPAILAVTSLNDTRVLYVEPAKWVARLREVGAPALLKTELSAGHGGVSGRYEAWRERAFEYAWVLDVSGAARRLEK is encoded by the coding sequence GTGATCAATTCGAACCCGCCTTCCGCCCGCCGGCTGCCCATCGTCCGCACCCACCATGGTCACGACTTCACCGACGATTACGAGTGGCTGCGCGACAAGGATGACCCGGCAGTCATCGCTCACCTCACGGCGGAGAACGAGTGGACGGTTGCGAATACCGCCGATCTCGGGTCGCTGACGGACGAGATTTACGGCGAGATCAAGGCGAGGACCCAGGAGACCGATCTCTCGGTGCCGACGCGCCGCGGCGGCCACTGGTACTACACCCGCACTGTCGAGGGGAAGTCGTACGGGGTCTACTGCCGCGCGCCGATCGCCGGCGAGGACGACTGGAGCGCACCGGCGACGGATGCCGGCTCCCCCGTCGACGGCGAGGAGGTGCTCCTCGACGCGAACGCCGAGGCGGAGGGGCACGCCTTCTTCTCGCTCGGCAGCTTCGACGTCTCCACCGACGGCACCCGGCTCGCGTGGGCCGTCGACGTCGCCGGAGACGAGCGCTACACCCTGAGGATCAGGGACATCGCGTCGGGCGAGGTCAGCTCGATCGATGAGATTCCGGGCACTGCGGCCGGAGCGCTGTTCTCGCTCGACGGTGCCTATGTCTTCTACTGCACCGTCGACGACGCCTGGCGCCCCGACACCGTATGGCGGCACCGGGTCGGCACCGCCGCGGGCGACGACGTCACCGTGTTCACCGAGCCGGACGATCGGTACTGGGTCGGGGTCGACCGCACCCGCAGCCGCAAGTACCTGATGATCCACATCGGGTCGAAGATCACGAGCGAGGTGCGCCTCGTCGAGGCCGCCGACCCGACGGGAGAGTTCCGCGTCGTCTGGCCACGAGTTGAGGGTGTCGAGTATGACGTCGAGCACGCCGTCGTCGCCGGCGAGGACCGGCTGCTGATTACCCACAACGACGGCGCGGAGAACTTCGAGCTCGTCGACGTCGCCGCTGCAGACCCCCTCGGTGACCGTCTGGTCGTCATCCCCCATTCGCTGCAGGCCCGCCTCGAGGGAGTGGATGCGTTCCGTTCACACCTCGTGGTGTCCTACCGTCGTGAGGCCCTCACCCGGGTGGGAATCATCCCCCTCAGCGCCAGGGTCGCCGTTGCGGCATTCGTGGGCTACGGTGCCCTGCGCGAGCTCGAATTCGACGAGGCGCTCTTCGATGTGGGCATCGGCGCCAACCCGGAGTGGAACGCCCCCACCCTGCGCCTCAGCTTCACCTCGTTCGTCACCCCGACATCCGTCATCGACTACGACGTCGACGCGAACGAATACCGGCTGCTCAAGCGCCAGAATGTGCTCGGCGGCTACCTCCCCGAGGACTACGAGCAGGCGCGGGACTGGGCGACGGCATCCGACGGCACGAGGGTGCCGATCTCCCTTGTCTGGAAGAAGGGGCTCGTCGACGCCTCCCGCCCGGCGCCGACCCTGCTGTACGGCTACGGCTCCTACGAGGCGAGCATGGATCCGAGTTTCTCGATCGCCCGCTTGTCGCTGCTCGACCGCGGGATGCTCTTCGCGATCGCGCACGTGCGCGGCGGAGGGGAGCTCGGCCGGCGCTGGTACGAGGACGGCAAGACCCTCACCAAGCGAAACACCTTCACCGACTTCATCGCCGTCGCCGAACATATCACCTCCGAGGGGCGGACGACCCCGGAGCAACTGGTGGCGGAGGGGCGCAGCGCCGGCGGCCTGCTCGTCGGCGCCGTCGCGAACATGGCCCCGCACCTGTTCCGCGGGATCCTCGCCGGCGTGCCCTTCGTCGACGCGCTCACGAGCATCCTCGACCCCGAACTGCCGCTGACGGTAATCGAGTGGGACGAGTGGGGAAACCCGCTCAGCGAGCGCGACGTCTACGAGTACATGCGGTCCTACTCGCCGTATGAAAATGTGCGCGACGACGTGACCTACCCCGCGATTCTCGCCGTGACGAGCCTCAACGACACCCGGGTGCTGTACGTCGAACCGGCGAAGTGGGTGGCCCGCCTGCGCGAGGTCGGGGCACCGGCACTGCTCAAGACCGAGCTCAGCGCGGGCCACGGTGGCGTGAGCGGACGGTACGAAGCGTGGCGTGAGCGCGCCTTCGAGTACGCGTGGGTTCTCGATGTCTCAGGCGCGGCGCGTAGGCTCGAGAAATGA